The genomic segment TGACTTTACAAGCATGATTGCAAGTTCTGAAATTCAGAACAGAATTGCTTATGGAGAAGAGATTTTAGGCCTAAGATCCCGAGTCGAAGAGCTTCAAAAGAGAGAATGGGAATTAGAAAGGAAGTTTCTTCGTTTCGTCGATCTTAAAGAACAAGAATCTGTGCTTATGGAGCTTAGGAACATGTTGTTGATGGAGAGTTTGTGTGTTGAGTTCATGGATAGAGAAATTTCATCCATGGAGGCCGAGAACAAAAGGGTCGAAAACATAGTTATGGAATTTGTAAGAGTTGTGGAGCAGATTGAGCATTGGAAATCACAGAATGGGTTGCTTGAGAGAAAAGTAAAGAGGCTTTTGAGAAAAACAAAAGGCCTAGACAAACTCATAGGAGAAAAAGATTTGAAGATTCAAGCTAAAGATGCAGAAATTAGAAGAAATGGGGAAGAACTACAAGGAAGAAGCAATGTTATCAAGAAACTAGAAGATGAAATGAGGGACCTCAAATGCTTGACTCTTCAATTGCAGGATCAGAAAGATGAGCTTTCAAAGAAGTTGGAATTAGCAGAGGTTTCACATTCATCAATCTCAAAggtttgtaaattttaattttaggaacAAACTTTTTGTACTATGCTAATCCGACTCCTCATTTAAGTACGCATATCCTCAAACTGTGACCCAACTCGTGTGTTTTCAGAGTGCAGAAGAGGGGATAACCAGGGAGGAATACACGCAACTTGCCAATGAATATGAACAAGTTCAAAAGGAAAGAAGTGATGAATTAACGGAGCTTACTTACTTAAGATGGTGCAATGCATGCTTGAGATACGATCTGAAGCGATATCAACTGCTGCAAGAGTATATCCAGGGGAGCAAGGATCAGCTGGAACAAGACTTTGAAGAAGGTGGAGAAAGTGTAGGATTTAGAGTAGAAGAGCAGCTAGGCAGTCCAAAAATGGTGGAGCCTCGCTTTGGTGTTGCAAAAGGTGGCGAAGTTAGCTCCAAAAGACAGAAATTGcttaaaaaattcaagaaattggTGGATGGAAAAGGCAAGCATGAAAGGAAGTGCTTTGGCAGACATTCAGTTTGTGATGAAATGCAAGATCAGGAACATGTCGTTCATGCAAGGAATTCATGTTCTAGTATTTAACAATTTCAGGTTTATCACTGAATAATGCTAACTTGGAGACTTATAAAATCCATGTCAATGAGAAACCTGCAGTTAGAAGTAAaaacaacagcagcagcagcagcggCAGCTTGGGGAAAATGTGTAGAATAAATGGTGATGACATAGTTTAAAAGTCCATTGATAGACTCAGATCCAAATGGCTAAAATTGGATCATATATGTAGCCcaaatttgggtttaatcttaAGGGGCTTTGTCCAATAAAAAAGCAATATTTTATGAATGAAGGAAAGCCATCGTTGCCCATTTTCCTATCTGTGTCATAAATCAGTCTAAAATATGTTCAAGTAATGTGTCAAATCTGGGCATGCCCCCACCCAAGTACCTATCGATGTCAACATTCCAACCACTAAAAAGTAAAACCTGTTAGTTGGTGGATATGATATTTCCTTTAATATCATTATATTTTCAATCTCTTTCCTAAATTCCAACAAcgttttaattttgtcttttgagtttttttattacATAAGGATGagaaacaattttaaattatatatatttatctaacaTGTAGGGGACagctaacttaaaatttttaatttttgccttaaaaaattaattttcaaagacactcattcatattcaattaaaatattgaaaaagaaaacataaaatttatctaGAGAATCATAACGAATTAAATCGAAGTTCtacaaaaatataattatgttgttCTTTTTAGgaattataattatatttcatttatttattttgacaTCTTTTTCGTATAATGTAAGTTATCACTTCACTCAATCTTTGATTACtttttaattaaatgagttaTTCTATTTTTACCTTGATATTTGTATAAAcaaaattctaattttatttcaaCGTTATTGATTCGAGGAACATAAAAGCAGCGCATCTTATGTGATTATGCATCAATATCATAACCACATGATTCTGACAGTGCTCATACTGAATGCTTTGGGattgttgatttgattaaattttctGGGGAAATTCATTGTTATTAGTCATAGTtttatatttcaataaaaatcaagAGCGATTGTAAAATGCTAAGGACGATGAAGATGGGAGATAAGTAAAAGCAAGCAACCATGATATGAATGTGTTTCCAATAATTTGCAAAACCGGAGCACAAGTAGTGGGTATACACAACTCCGACAAAGAGGTGCGTTTGTTTCATGGCAATACGGCTAACACTGAGGATACTTGTTTGTTGGGCGGACACAAGAATGCAAATGATCAGAATAATATTTGGAATTATTGTTGAGACAAGGGCACCATCATGCTGGACTGACCTATCGGATATGGCATCCATAGATACCACCAACCTTTTACTTTCACTGtctcatcttttctttcttttcttaattgcatttcttcttcctttcttttttcttatagTTGATAAAAATTGCAAGTCATGATTTTATATAGAATATAATCTTAATTTACAAACAAATTTATTGCTTACCATCTATACTCTTTCtacattttaagttttttatttaaaaaaattgtctctttatttttcagatttaaaTTTATTAAGAGGGTTCTTTTTTACACTACAACAAAATAGATATATAGCGGTGACAATGGTAGCTGTCACCAATTTTTAGCTTTTGCGACCTATCtatttgattcaatttgaatatacctttttaatatttttttatttataataaattttaaaatataaaatgctGAAGAAATTATCTTTTTTTTGGGTGAAAGAAGAAATTAGTTTTTAGTATTAAAACAAGTAAACAAAttgaaattaatgttttttactttagatttaaaaattaatagttaactAATACTTTTTTAATACATGGAGAtgagaattaattttatttgtgcatatacaaattaaatcaaattctaaTCTTATTTTTCAGAAgttaatttttagtatatttataGTAATTATCAAGCTAAATATGTACTtccttttttacttttatttaaactCAGAATAAGGGTTGAAGTGAGAcctttttcatatataaatattttattatatgaaaactaattaaataattttttaataatatttagtttgaaaatttaagcattgaatttaatttataaaatttgttttatttaatagaaCTGGAAGGAACAGTTGAATTGATCATACTAGTCAAATTGATTGAACTGGTTGGACCAACAAACCGGTGGCCTAATTAGTTCAACCGCCAATTCGGTTCTAAAAATCAGATCTGATTTGCTGGTCAAACCAATTTAGAGGCCCGACGGCCCGcctgaaatatgggagggtttgggtaaaaatataggcccgaaatatgggcttgagcaaaaaaacgaggcctgtttagaaaatgggccgggcctcgggcaccattTTTTGGTCtgggctcggcccggcccgacccgatataataaatatttttattttttatttttttaattttaaaatacttttaaaatacttttttattattttttaattttaaaatatttttaaaatactttttaaaatttttaaaataaatttttggtatttattaaaaaatgggcctgGCTGGGCCCGGGCTTATGTTTTTTTCCCGGGCCAGGCCTGGGTAAAATTTTatgcccatatttcgggccgggccaggagacccgggccaaaaaaattttatggGCCCGGTCCGGCCCGGCCCATAAGCACCTCTAAACCAATTGCACTAGTCATAAAGTGGACTTACttaagtataaattaaaatttaaaagtcaagagtttaaaattaaaattgtggaaattatggtataaactaaatttttgaatatttatactATATTTAGTTAAATGCATGAAGCTTCGTCATTGTTTTTAGAATCGGATCGACCAGTCAAACTGATTGTATCAAGAATCGACTAATGTACCAGTCCAGAATAAAGGGTTAGATTGGTTGGCTCGTGAATTGGTTGAATCAGTCAAATTGATCGAACCAATGATTGAAccagtttaaattttttaaaataatttattcaatcaaaccAATTAGATCAATCAAACTGGTTGAATTGGGAACCGATGCACTAACAGGTTCGCCTAACGGgtcttttacaaaaataatacaaaaaaataaaaaaaatactaaaataatataaaaaatttatttaccaaaataatacaaaaaaacagATAAAAAAAACAAACCTGAAAGAAGGGCCTGCCCCAGACGGCACCCTGTGGTAGAGGCGGCACCAATTGTTCGTATTTTGGgcctttattcgtatttttttcccggattttattacttttaaaaaatatactattttctatttttttattttacattattttagtacattatgtttgaaatgtattaatttagtgtgttttttaaataaattaaaaaaaccttatttcggacatttgttcgtatttttcccggattttattactttcaataaaaatatattattttcatattttattattttacattattttagtacattatgtttgaaatgtattaatttactgtgttttttaaataaattaaaaaatccttatttcggccctttgttcgtatttttttccccAGAGTTTAttgctttaaaaaaatatactattttctaattttattattttagtacattatatttgaaatttattcatttagtgtgttttttaaataaattaaaaaaaactcttatttccacactttgttcgtatttttttccggattttattactttcaataaaaatatattattttcgtattttattattttacattattttagtacattatgtttgaaatgtgttaattttctgtgtttttaaaataaatttaaaaaaaacccttatttcggccatttgttcgtattttttcccccagagtttattattttaaaaaaatatactattttataattttataattttacattattttagtacattatgtttgaaatgtattcatttagtgtgtgttttaaataaattttaaaaaaactcttatttcggtcatttgtttgtatttttttccaaattttattactttcaataaaaaaaacacactaaattaatacatttcaaacataatgtactaaaataatgcaaaataaaaaaaattagaaaataatatatcttttaaaagtaataaaatccggaaaaaaatacgaacaaaagCCCAAAATACGAAAAATTGGTGCCGTCTCCGCCACAGGCACCAAAGATGCTGCCTGTGGCAGCCCCTTCTTTCAGGTTTGTTTTTTTTAActgtttttttgtattattttggtaaataaattttttatattatttagtattttttatttttgtaaaaaaccttTCGCCTAACagtccaattcaaaaaaatttgagCTTTGTTGATGATATACCATAGGTAAAGCTTGTAAggtaaagaaaattttgaaaagaattgaaTATATATCAATTATTGAAGGAGAGAATAACTTTTTATAACCGTACATCACAattgaaaagagaaagaaaaggagcCCATGACtcaacaaatttaaataaatcaaacaaataacTATCCCTAAAGAAACTGGATTTATTGTCCAAACAACCTAAAAACATATTATCGAATACTAacaaagttaaatatttattatttggaTTTTGAAGGAAGTGTAAAAGAATAAAGAACAAGAAAgtactcatttttttaattaatcttgaattttgaaaattccaaaatgtaaaatagattttaaaatttaaaatttatccaaCTAAAGAAAtcccaaatttatttattttttactcttCAAAACAGTCCATAAAGAAAGTTTAGAAATTGTTGGATGACttaaataatgattaatgttgGAAATAGTTTGATATTAGGGTGTAATTATCAATAGCAAATGATGCAATAAAAATCAGCTTTAATTATTGAACGTTAGATTAGTTGGAGGGTTGAGAATAAGATATCATTTTCCCATAATAGGTTGATTAGGTGACACGTCATATGCATGGAGATGTTAAACGTTTCTTTCATCCATTAAGGACTCAAAAGTTCAACTGCTCTATCTTTGTAAATCTATATAATATAACATTAGCTTCGTTTTTTTTAGCCATTAGGGTTATAAAcgtcattttaatttaatcttataacttcattttaattttttttaaaggaagtAAATGAGCTAGTTTAGTCTTTAAAATAGAGATCAattcattttacttatttaatcaatcCATTT from the Gossypium hirsutum isolate 1008001.06 chromosome D09, Gossypium_hirsutum_v2.1, whole genome shotgun sequence genome contains:
- the LOC107908732 gene encoding protein CHUP1, chloroplastic; translation: MESSSSRAEVIKPMLLKAGIPLALSVAGFIYARIIAKRRINLQVSSMETQISPLETDPQQFRSSEGILYPTSSTSGDDGENICTSTDFTSMIASSEIQNRIAYGEEILGLRSRVEELQKREWELERKFLRFVDLKEQESVLMELRNMLLMESLCVEFMDREISSMEAENKRVENIVMEFVRVVEQIEHWKSQNGLLERKVKRLLRKTKGLDKLIGEKDLKIQAKDAEIRRNGEELQGRSNVIKKLEDEMRDLKCLTLQLQDQKDELSKKLELAEVSHSSISKSAEEGITREEYTQLANEYEQVQKERSDELTELTYLRWCNACLRYDLKRYQLLQEYIQGSKDQLEQDFEEGGESVGFRVEEQLGSPKMVEPRFGVAKGGEVSSKRQKLLKKFKKLVDGKGKHERKCFGRHSVCDEMQDQEHVVHARNSCSSI